A genomic window from Micromonospora ferruginea includes:
- a CDS encoding glycosyltransferase family 4 protein — translation MTSLRVGAQTATATDRLHRPTLTSRPTAPPQPGVAPRSRRILMLSWEYPPVLVGGLGRHVHALSVALAAAGHEVTVVTRHAEGAPLEEYADGVRIVRAAEDPVTFPLATGSLLAWTMAFNHTLTRAALRAAQSGGYDVIHAHDWLVAHTAMTLREHLDVPLVTTIHATEAGRHQGWLPEEMNRTIHGVEHWLAGESGRVIVCSGYMRDEVGALFDVPSSRVDVVPNGVEPHRWRVPASAVAAARARFAGDGPLVTFAGRLVYEKGVQHLLAGLPGLRERHPGLRAVIVGDGPYKAELEAEVRRLGLDDTVSMPGFLGGTDLPAVMAASDCFVVPSIYEPFGMVALEGAAAGAPLAVSRTGGLAEIVEPGVTGTTFAPHDPDGLAEAVHALLADTDRARALARRARALVHDKYGWSAIASRTAAAYAAAIAGDPAFTAARTEQRMAAGLTRPTVPTGNLLTAAGLR, via the coding sequence GTGACCTCTCTGCGGGTCGGCGCGCAGACCGCCACCGCGACGGACCGGCTCCACCGGCCCACTCTCACCTCCCGCCCGACCGCGCCGCCGCAGCCCGGCGTCGCGCCCCGGAGCCGGCGCATCCTGATGCTGTCGTGGGAGTACCCGCCGGTGCTCGTCGGTGGCCTCGGCCGCCACGTGCACGCGCTCTCCGTCGCCCTGGCCGCCGCCGGGCACGAGGTCACCGTCGTCACCCGGCACGCCGAGGGCGCGCCGCTGGAGGAGTACGCCGACGGCGTGCGCATCGTCCGCGCCGCCGAGGACCCGGTCACGTTCCCGCTCGCCACCGGCTCGCTGCTGGCCTGGACGATGGCGTTCAACCACACGCTCACCCGGGCCGCGCTGCGCGCCGCCCAGTCCGGCGGCTACGACGTCATCCACGCCCACGACTGGCTGGTCGCGCACACCGCGATGACGTTGCGCGAGCACCTGGACGTGCCGCTGGTGACCACCATCCACGCCACCGAGGCCGGCCGGCACCAGGGCTGGCTGCCGGAGGAGATGAACCGCACCATCCACGGCGTCGAGCACTGGCTGGCCGGCGAGTCCGGGCGCGTGATCGTCTGCTCCGGCTACATGCGCGACGAGGTCGGCGCGCTGTTCGACGTGCCGTCGTCCCGGGTCGACGTGGTCCCCAACGGCGTCGAGCCGCACCGCTGGCGGGTGCCCGCCTCGGCGGTCGCCGCCGCCCGGGCCCGCTTCGCCGGCGACGGCCCGCTGGTCACGTTCGCCGGCCGGCTGGTCTACGAGAAGGGCGTGCAGCACCTGCTGGCCGGGCTGCCCGGGCTGCGGGAGCGGCACCCCGGGCTGCGCGCGGTGATCGTCGGCGACGGGCCGTACAAGGCGGAGCTGGAGGCCGAGGTGCGCCGGCTCGGGCTGGACGACACGGTCAGCATGCCCGGCTTCCTCGGCGGCACCGACCTGCCCGCCGTGATGGCCGCCTCGGACTGCTTCGTGGTGCCCAGCATCTACGAGCCGTTCGGCATGGTCGCGCTGGAGGGGGCCGCCGCGGGCGCGCCGCTGGCCGTGTCGCGTACCGGCGGGCTGGCCGAGATCGTCGAGCCGGGTGTCACCGGCACGACGTTCGCGCCGCACGACCCGGACGGGCTCGCCGAAGCGGTGCACGCGCTGCTCGCCGACACCGACCGGGCCCGCGCGCTGGCCCGCCGGGCCCGCGCCCTGGTGCACGACAAGTACGGCTGGTCGGCCATCGCGTCCCGCACCGCCGCCGCGTACGCCGCCGCCATCGCCGGCGACCCGGCGTTCACCGCCGCCCGCACCGAGCAGCGGATGGCCGCCGGCCTCACCCGCCCCACCGTCCCCACCGGCAACCTCCTCACCGCCGCCGGCCTGAGGTGA
- a CDS encoding citrate synthase, with protein MTEVKLDHPGGQLSMPVQSAVEGPAGIGVSKLLKETGMTTYDPGFVNTASCSSAITYIDGDAGILRYRGYPIDQLAEKSSFLEVSYLLIYGELPSQTQLTEFSERIRRHSLLHEEMRRFFDGFPREAHPMAVLSSAVSAISTFYQDSLDPFDSEHVEMSTVRLMAKVPTIASYAYKKSIGQPLLYPDNSLGYVENFLRMTFGVPAEQYEVDPVVARVLDMLFILHADHEQNCSTSTVRLVGSSNANLFASVSAGVNALFGPLHGGANQAVLEMLQKIQADGGDVRTFVQKVKDKQDGVKLMGFGHRVYKNYDPRAAIVKKAAQDVLGRMAKPDPLLDLAMQLEEIALADDFFVSRRLYPNVDFYTGLIYKAMGFPTKMFTVLFALGRLPGWIAQWREMINDPETKIGRPRQIYTGAPERDYVPAANR; from the coding sequence ATGACGGAAGTCAAGCTCGACCACCCCGGTGGGCAGCTGTCGATGCCGGTGCAGTCCGCGGTCGAGGGGCCCGCCGGGATCGGCGTGAGCAAGCTGCTCAAGGAAACCGGGATGACCACGTACGACCCCGGTTTCGTCAACACCGCGTCCTGCTCGTCCGCGATCACCTACATCGACGGTGACGCGGGCATCCTGCGGTACCGCGGCTACCCCATCGACCAGTTGGCCGAGAAGTCCTCCTTCCTGGAGGTCTCCTACCTGCTGATCTACGGCGAGCTGCCGAGCCAGACCCAGCTCACCGAGTTCAGCGAGCGGATCCGGCGGCACTCGCTGCTGCACGAGGAGATGCGCCGCTTCTTCGACGGCTTCCCCCGCGAGGCGCACCCGATGGCCGTGCTCTCCTCGGCCGTCAGCGCGATCTCGACCTTCTACCAGGACAGCCTGGACCCGTTCGACTCCGAGCACGTGGAGATGTCCACGGTGCGGCTGATGGCGAAGGTCCCCACCATCGCCTCGTACGCCTACAAGAAGTCGATCGGCCAGCCGCTGCTCTACCCGGACAACTCGCTCGGCTACGTCGAGAACTTCCTGCGGATGACCTTCGGCGTGCCCGCCGAGCAGTACGAGGTCGACCCGGTCGTCGCCCGGGTGCTGGACATGCTGTTCATCCTGCACGCCGACCACGAGCAGAACTGCTCCACCTCGACCGTGCGCCTGGTCGGCTCCAGCAACGCCAACCTCTTCGCCTCGGTCTCGGCCGGCGTGAACGCGCTGTTCGGCCCGCTGCACGGCGGCGCCAACCAGGCCGTGCTGGAGATGCTCCAGAAGATCCAGGCCGACGGCGGCGACGTCCGCACCTTCGTGCAGAAGGTGAAGGACAAGCAGGACGGCGTGAAGCTGATGGGCTTCGGTCACCGGGTCTACAAGAACTACGACCCGCGCGCCGCGATCGTGAAGAAGGCCGCCCAGGACGTGCTCGGCCGGATGGCCAAGCCGGACCCGCTGCTGGACCTGGCGATGCAGCTCGAGGAGATCGCGCTGGCCGACGACTTCTTCGTCTCCCGGCGGCTCTACCCGAACGTGGACTTCTACACCGGCCTGATCTACAAGGCCATGGGCTTCCCGACCAAGATGTTCACGGTGCTGTTCGCGCTGGGCCGGCTGCCCGGCTGGATCGCCCAGTGGCGCGAGATGATCAACGACCCGGAGACGAAGATCGGCCGCCCGCGGCAGATCTACACCGGCGCCCCCGAGCGCGACTACGTCCCCGCCGCCAACCGCTGA
- a CDS encoding VOC family protein, translated as MTPQFDLVGSVVTDMARTLDFYRRLGLPIPAGAESEPHVEVTLPGGVRLAWDTVETVRSFHPRFDPSGGNSRMSLAFRCADPAEVDRWYAELTAAGHHGELPPWDAFWGQRYAVVHDPDGNGVDLFAPL; from the coding sequence ATGACACCACAGTTCGATCTCGTCGGCAGCGTCGTCACCGACATGGCCCGCACCCTCGACTTCTACCGCCGGCTGGGGCTGCCCATCCCGGCCGGCGCGGAGTCGGAACCGCACGTGGAGGTCACCCTGCCCGGCGGCGTACGGCTGGCCTGGGACACCGTCGAGACGGTCCGCAGCTTCCACCCGCGCTTCGACCCGAGCGGCGGCAACTCGCGGATGAGCCTCGCCTTCCGCTGCGCCGACCCGGCCGAGGTGGACCGCTGGTACGCGGAGCTGACCGCAGCCGGTCACCACGGGGAACTGCCACCGTGGGACGCCTTCTGGGGCCAGCGGTACGCGGTCGTGCACGACCCGGACGGCAACGGCGTGGACCTGTTCGCGCCGCTCTGA
- a CDS encoding sulfatase-like hydrolase/transferase — MAEDTLAPPRERPAGTDAPRRRGPWRAEAARLAEVVALVGLVVTQPLLDVLGRSPDFFLFHRATRGDVLLLVALIALAPTLPFAALGALALPGGRVTRAAVHTVLVGLLLAALAVQVGRHLTPLRGVPLLLVAGVAGAAAAAAHRRWRALRRVLRVAAVGPAVFVGLFLFASPASAVVLPRGDGGAAGVAGAGAHPPVVMIVLDELPLVSLLGPDGRIDATRYPNFAALAGGSTWYRNATGVSGWTPYALPAMLSGRYPERAVAPHYSQYPDNLFTALGGLYQIKAEESITRLCPPSRCEQAASPQQGIGVLARESGKLLRQLTAPVDSRVDPEDSYREQTAAEAGVDAAEPVPDDPKFRWDTLDDNQPARFTSFLAGLRPAARPTLHFLHLLMPHSPWAYLPSGAHYDAPEDLPNDGAGWVDLARARHLAQLGYTDRLIGETLRTLRATGLYDKALVLVTADHGVSFRQDWQGRGMGAIEHAADQVAWVPMFVKEPGQRAGRVDDRNWEHVDLLPTIADETHVRVPWRMDGVSAKTAPRGRADKRFYDRPGQPVTITGGVPAPVPLPAVDPLVGTRVGATPTGGTATVANRAAFDAVDPRRGLPALVWGTVPDTVPDGARLAVAVNGTVGAVVPVVPRDVGGRRFAAFLPDDRLFAAGANRLDLYRVEANGTLRRLTLS; from the coding sequence GTGGCTGAGGACACCCTCGCCCCACCACGGGAACGCCCGGCCGGCACCGACGCGCCCCGGCGGCGCGGCCCCTGGCGGGCCGAGGCGGCGCGGCTGGCCGAGGTGGTGGCGCTGGTCGGCCTGGTGGTCACCCAGCCGCTGCTCGACGTGCTCGGCCGCAGCCCCGACTTCTTCCTGTTCCACCGGGCCACCCGGGGCGACGTGCTGCTCCTGGTCGCCCTGATCGCGCTGGCGCCCACGCTGCCGTTCGCGGCGCTCGGCGCGCTGGCCCTGCCCGGCGGCCGGGTCACCCGCGCCGCCGTGCACACCGTGCTGGTCGGGCTGCTGCTCGCCGCGCTCGCGGTCCAGGTCGGCCGGCACCTCACGCCGCTGCGGGGCGTACCGCTGCTGCTGGTGGCCGGCGTGGCGGGCGCCGCCGCGGCGGCCGCGCACCGGCGGTGGCGGGCGCTGCGCCGGGTGCTGCGGGTCGCCGCGGTCGGCCCGGCGGTGTTCGTCGGGCTGTTCCTGTTCGCGTCGCCGGCCTCGGCGGTGGTGCTGCCCCGCGGCGACGGCGGCGCGGCCGGGGTGGCCGGGGCGGGCGCCCACCCGCCGGTGGTCATGATCGTGCTGGACGAGCTGCCGCTGGTGTCCCTGCTCGGTCCGGACGGGCGGATCGACGCCACCCGGTATCCGAACTTCGCCGCGCTGGCCGGCGGCTCGACCTGGTACCGCAACGCCACCGGCGTCAGCGGCTGGACGCCCTACGCGCTGCCGGCCATGCTCAGTGGCCGCTACCCGGAACGGGCCGTCGCGCCGCACTACTCGCAGTACCCGGACAACCTGTTCACCGCGCTCGGCGGCCTCTACCAGATCAAGGCCGAGGAGAGCATCACCCGGCTCTGCCCGCCCAGCCGCTGCGAGCAGGCGGCCAGCCCGCAGCAGGGGATCGGGGTGCTGGCCCGGGAGAGCGGCAAGCTGCTGCGCCAGCTCACCGCGCCGGTGGACAGCCGGGTCGACCCGGAGGACTCCTACCGCGAGCAGACCGCCGCCGAGGCCGGGGTGGACGCCGCCGAGCCGGTGCCCGACGACCCCAAGTTCCGCTGGGACACCCTCGACGACAACCAGCCGGCCCGGTTCACCTCGTTCCTCGCCGGGCTGCGCCCCGCCGCCCGGCCCACGCTGCACTTCCTGCACCTGCTGATGCCGCACTCGCCGTGGGCGTACCTGCCGTCCGGGGCGCACTACGACGCGCCCGAGGACCTGCCCAACGACGGCGCCGGCTGGGTGGACCTGGCCCGTGCCCGGCACCTGGCCCAGCTCGGCTACACCGACCGGCTGATCGGCGAGACGCTGCGTACGCTGCGGGCCACCGGCCTCTACGACAAGGCGTTGGTGCTGGTCACCGCCGACCACGGGGTGAGCTTCCGCCAGGACTGGCAGGGGCGGGGGATGGGCGCCATCGAGCACGCCGCCGACCAGGTGGCCTGGGTGCCGATGTTCGTCAAGGAACCCGGCCAACGCGCCGGCCGGGTGGACGACCGCAACTGGGAGCACGTCGACCTGCTGCCCACGATCGCCGACGAGACGCACGTGCGGGTGCCGTGGCGGATGGACGGCGTCTCGGCGAAGACCGCCCCCCGTGGGCGCGCCGACAAGCGCTTCTACGACCGGCCCGGGCAACCGGTGACGATCACCGGTGGGGTGCCCGCGCCGGTCCCGCTGCCCGCCGTCGACCCACTGGTCGGCACCCGGGTCGGCGCGACGCCGACCGGCGGCACCGCCACCGTGGCGAACCGGGCCGCGTTCGACGCGGTCGACCCTCGACGAGGGCTGCCGGCGCTGGTCTGGGGCACCGTGCCCGACACGGTGCCGGACGGCGCCCGGCTCGCCGTCGCGGTCAACGGCACGGTCGGCGCGGTGGTGCCGGTGGTGCCCCGGGACGTCGGCGGACGACGGTTCGCCGCGTTCCTCCCCGACGACCGGCTCTTCGCCGCCGGCGCCAACCGACTCGACCTCTACCGGGTCGAGGCGAACGGGACGCTGCGCCGGCTCACCCTGTCCTGA
- a CDS encoding class I SAM-dependent methyltransferase: MTVPDTGVRVEPGSFRDPGNRVYHRGTEVLRGLDERSARDWRALAASDLFRDLTAAGHLVGTEELTPTPVDTPWAAVLRHDRIPFVSHPYEWSAAMLRDAALLHLDVLRAALAAGFTTKDGSAYNVQWQGARPVFIDVGSFEALRDGEPWAGYRQFCQTLLYPLLIQAHLGLDFQPFLRARIDGVEADQMRRLFAGTRRWRAGVPTHVHLHGAMQARNSGASTSDVRAQLRAAGFTRELALATVRGLTRLVRRLDHRPGDSHWSDYQRTCAYSVPDRQAKEAFVDRAVAAVGPGSALDLGANDGRYARIAARHAGYVIAVEQDPAVVDALYRALRDEGERRILPLVMDLADPSPGGGWRGVERAAFVDRARADVVLALAVVHHLAIGRNVPLPEVLDQLVALTETGGSLVVEFVHPDDPMARRLLANKPDGLFPDYRRDAFEALLSRRGRVAARTELPSGTRTLYQVVVGG; encoded by the coding sequence GTGACGGTCCCCGACACCGGCGTCCGCGTCGAACCCGGCTCCTTCCGCGACCCCGGCAACCGGGTCTACCACCGAGGCACGGAGGTGCTGCGCGGGCTCGACGAACGGTCCGCCCGCGACTGGCGGGCACTGGCCGCCAGCGACCTCTTCCGCGACCTCACCGCCGCCGGCCACCTGGTCGGCACCGAGGAGCTGACGCCCACCCCGGTCGACACGCCCTGGGCCGCGGTGCTGCGACACGATCGCATCCCGTTCGTCTCGCACCCCTACGAGTGGTCCGCCGCGATGCTGCGCGACGCGGCGCTGCTGCACCTGGACGTGCTGCGCGCGGCGCTGGCCGCCGGCTTCACCACCAAGGACGGCTCCGCCTACAACGTGCAGTGGCAGGGCGCCCGGCCGGTGTTCATCGACGTCGGCTCGTTCGAGGCGCTGCGCGACGGCGAACCCTGGGCCGGCTACCGGCAGTTCTGCCAGACGCTGCTCTACCCGCTGCTGATCCAGGCCCACCTCGGGCTGGACTTCCAGCCGTTCCTGCGGGCCCGGATCGACGGCGTCGAGGCGGACCAGATGCGGCGGCTGTTCGCCGGCACCCGCCGCTGGCGCGCCGGGGTGCCCACCCACGTGCACCTGCACGGCGCCATGCAGGCCCGCAACTCCGGCGCCAGCACCAGCGACGTCCGCGCCCAGCTCCGCGCCGCCGGGTTCACCCGCGAGCTGGCGCTGGCCACCGTGCGCGGGCTGACCAGGCTGGTCCGCCGCCTCGACCACCGCCCCGGCGACAGCCACTGGTCGGACTACCAGCGCACCTGCGCCTACTCGGTGCCGGACCGGCAGGCCAAGGAGGCGTTCGTCGACCGCGCGGTGGCCGCCGTCGGCCCCGGATCGGCGCTGGACCTGGGCGCCAACGACGGCCGGTACGCCCGCATCGCGGCCCGGCACGCCGGGTACGTGATCGCCGTCGAGCAGGACCCGGCCGTGGTCGACGCGCTCTACCGCGCGCTGCGCGACGAGGGGGAGCGGCGGATCCTGCCGCTGGTGATGGACCTGGCCGACCCGTCACCCGGCGGGGGCTGGCGGGGCGTCGAGCGGGCCGCGTTCGTCGACCGGGCGCGCGCCGACGTGGTGCTCGCCCTCGCCGTGGTGCACCACCTGGCGATCGGCCGCAACGTGCCGCTGCCGGAGGTGCTCGACCAGCTCGTCGCGCTCACCGAGACCGGCGGCAGCCTGGTGGTGGAGTTCGTCCACCCGGACGACCCGATGGCCCGCCGGTTGCTGGCCAACAAACCCGACGGCCTCTTCCCCGACTACCGGCGGGACGCGTTCGAGGCCCTGCTGTCCCGCCGCGGCCGGGTGGCGGCCCGCACCGAGCTGCCGTCCGGCACCCGCACGCTCTACCAGGTGGTGGTGGGTGGCTGA
- the treY gene encoding malto-oligosyltrehalose synthase: protein MPDTPRSTYRVQVRPGFDLDATADLTDYLTALGVTHLYTAPLLTATPGSSHGYDVVDHRAVNPELGGEAGRQRLVRALRAAGLGLVVDIVPNHAGVARPAANLAWWDVLRRGRDSAYAGWFDIDWDRGRLLLPVLADAPDALDDLKLVDGELRYHEHRFPVADGTGDGTPRQVHDRQHYELVNWRRGDAELTYRRFFAVSDLAGLRVEDPAVFDATHAEILRWVDAGDVDGIRVDHPDGLRDPAGYLARLRAAAPGRWLVVEKILEYGEDLPDWPVDGTTGYDALAAVCGLFVDPDAEPDLTALDGRVTGRHTSWEDLTHATKLEAATRLLAAELTRLAALVPELPAEQVRAALAELAACFPVYRGYPPEGVRHLAAARSEAGRRRPDLTGVLDQVTARLRDPGHELAARFPQLTGAVMAKGVEDTAYYRWSRFVALNEVGGSPAHFGVPPAELHRFATARHVRWPASMTTLSTHDTKRGEDVRARLAVLSELPGRWAERVGDWMSRAPLADPALAHLLWQTAVGAWPVERDRLHGYAEKAAREASVSTSWADPDPAFEHELHALVDRMYDDPELHAQLTAFADEITPAGWSNALGQKLVQLAMPGVPDTYQGTELWENSLVDPDNRRPVDFAVRRDVLARLDAGWQPAVAADGAAKLLVVSRTLRLRRDRPELFGGYRPVPARGPAGAHAVAFDRGGAVAVATRLPLRLARDGGWRDTTLSLPVHRMTDLFTGRVYSGAELLLDDLLSTYPVALLAPTEPVEAAA, encoded by the coding sequence ATGCCCGACACCCCTCGCTCCACCTACCGCGTGCAGGTGCGCCCCGGCTTCGACCTGGACGCCACCGCCGACCTGACCGACTACCTGACCGCGCTCGGCGTCACCCACCTCTACACCGCGCCGCTGCTCACCGCCACCCCCGGCTCGTCGCACGGCTACGACGTGGTCGACCACCGCGCGGTCAACCCGGAGCTGGGCGGCGAGGCGGGCCGGCAACGGCTGGTCCGGGCGTTGCGCGCGGCCGGGCTGGGCCTGGTCGTGGACATCGTGCCGAACCACGCCGGGGTGGCCCGGCCGGCGGCCAACCTGGCCTGGTGGGACGTGCTGCGCCGGGGGCGCGACTCGGCGTACGCGGGCTGGTTCGACATCGACTGGGACCGCGGCCGGCTACTGTTGCCGGTGCTCGCCGACGCCCCGGACGCGCTGGACGACCTCAAGCTGGTCGACGGGGAGCTGCGCTATCACGAGCACCGCTTCCCGGTCGCCGACGGCACCGGCGACGGGACGCCCCGGCAGGTGCACGACCGGCAGCACTACGAGCTGGTGAACTGGCGGCGCGGCGACGCCGAGCTGACGTACCGCCGGTTCTTCGCCGTCTCCGACCTGGCCGGCCTGCGGGTGGAGGACCCGGCGGTCTTCGACGCCACCCACGCGGAGATCCTGCGCTGGGTCGACGCCGGGGACGTCGACGGCATCCGGGTGGACCACCCGGACGGCCTGCGCGACCCGGCCGGCTACCTGGCCCGCCTGCGCGCCGCCGCGCCGGGACGCTGGCTGGTGGTGGAGAAGATCCTGGAGTACGGCGAGGACCTGCCGGACTGGCCGGTCGACGGCACCACCGGCTACGACGCCCTCGCCGCGGTCTGCGGGCTCTTCGTCGACCCGGACGCCGAACCGGATCTCACCGCGCTCGACGGGCGGGTGACCGGCCGGCACACCTCGTGGGAGGACCTGACCCACGCCACCAAGCTGGAGGCCGCCACCCGACTGCTCGCCGCCGAGCTGACCCGCCTCGCCGCGCTCGTCCCCGAACTGCCCGCCGAGCAGGTCCGCGCCGCGCTGGCCGAGCTGGCCGCCTGCTTCCCGGTCTACCGGGGCTACCCGCCCGAGGGCGTCCGGCACCTGGCCGCCGCGCGCAGCGAGGCCGGCCGGCGCCGACCCGACCTGACCGGCGTGCTCGACCAGGTCACCGCCCGCCTGCGCGACCCCGGCCACGAGCTGGCCGCCCGGTTCCCGCAACTGACCGGCGCGGTGATGGCCAAGGGCGTCGAGGACACCGCCTACTACCGGTGGAGCCGGTTCGTCGCGCTGAACGAGGTGGGTGGCAGCCCGGCGCACTTCGGCGTGCCCCCGGCCGAGCTGCACCGCTTCGCCACCGCCCGGCACGTGCGCTGGCCGGCGAGCATGACCACGCTCTCCACCCACGACACCAAGCGCGGCGAGGACGTCCGGGCCCGGCTCGCGGTGCTCAGCGAGCTGCCCGGGCGCTGGGCCGAGCGGGTCGGCGACTGGATGTCCCGGGCGCCGCTGGCCGACCCCGCGCTGGCCCACCTGCTCTGGCAGACCGCCGTCGGGGCCTGGCCGGTCGAGCGGGACCGGCTGCACGGGTACGCCGAGAAGGCCGCCCGGGAGGCGTCGGTCAGCACGAGCTGGGCCGACCCCGACCCGGCCTTCGAGCACGAGCTGCACGCCCTGGTCGACCGGATGTACGACGACCCGGAGCTGCACGCCCAGCTCACCGCCTTCGCCGACGAGATCACCCCGGCCGGCTGGTCGAACGCGCTCGGGCAGAAGCTGGTGCAGCTCGCCATGCCCGGCGTGCCGGACACCTACCAGGGCACCGAGCTGTGGGAGAACTCGCTCGTCGACCCGGACAACCGCCGCCCGGTCGACTTCGCCGTACGCCGGGACGTGCTGGCCCGGCTCGACGCCGGCTGGCAGCCGGCGGTGGCCGCCGACGGCGCGGCGAAGCTGCTCGTGGTCTCCCGGACGCTGCGGCTGCGCCGCGACCGCCCGGAGCTGTTCGGCGGCTACCGGCCGGTGCCGGCGCGCGGCCCGGCCGGCGCGCACGCGGTCGCCTTCGACCGGGGCGGGGCGGTCGCGGTGGCGACCCGGTTGCCGCTGCGGCTGGCCCGCGACGGCGGCTGGCGGGACACCACTCTGTCACTTCCCGTTCATCGGATGACCGACTTGTTCACCGGTCGGGTCTACAGTGGTGCTGAGCTGCTCCTGGATGATCTGCTGAGCACCTATCCCGTCGCCCTCCTCGCACCCACCGAGCCTGTGGAGGCCGCCGCATGA
- the glgX gene encoding glycogen debranching protein GlgX has protein sequence MQVWPGDSYPLGATYDGMGTNFAIFSEVAEKVELCLFDEWDIGTERRVELREVDAYVWHAYIPGVEPGQRYGFRVHGPWDPANGVRCNPHKLLLDPYAKAVDGEVSWDPAVYDYEVGGDPDRMNTADSAPFMPKSVVVNPYFDWGNDKPPRTPYHHSVIYEAHVRGLTMRHPDIPEELRGTYAGIASPVMIEHFQRLGVTAVELMPVHEFVHDHRLVDLGLRNYWGYNTIGFFAPHHGYSALGRLGQQVQEFRGMVKALHAAGIEVILDVVYNHTAEGNHLGPSLSFKGIDTPSYYRLSEEDRRYFVDYTGTGNSLNVRSPHSLQLIMDSLRYWVTEMHVDGFRFDLAATLAREFYEVDRLSTFFEVVQQDPVVGRVKLIAEPWDIGPGGYQVGNFPPQWTEWNGKYRDTVRDFWRGEPATLAEFASRISGSADLYQDDGRRPFHSINFVTCHDGFTLTDLVSYNDKHNEANGEENRDGESHNRSWNCGVEGDTDDPGVRALRDRQRRNFLATLILSQGVPMLGHGDELGRTQHGNNNAYCQDSELAWVDWERADDELLGFVRRLTDFRNRHQVFRRRRFFTGLPVGGRAAGSGLPDLAWYTPDGREMTGEDWGNDFGRSVALFVNGDGIPERGQYGQRHRDSSFLLLFNAHDAALDFTLPGEEFGPRWELVISTADPDPEKTTLVEAGGTVCVPDRSLLVLERTA, from the coding sequence ATGCAGGTCTGGCCGGGCGACAGCTACCCCCTCGGCGCCACGTACGACGGGATGGGCACCAACTTCGCGATCTTCTCCGAGGTGGCGGAGAAGGTCGAGCTCTGCCTCTTCGACGAGTGGGACATCGGCACCGAGCGCCGGGTGGAGCTGCGCGAGGTCGACGCGTACGTCTGGCACGCCTACATCCCCGGCGTGGAGCCGGGCCAGCGCTACGGCTTCCGGGTGCACGGTCCGTGGGACCCGGCCAACGGGGTGCGGTGCAATCCGCACAAGCTGCTGCTCGACCCGTACGCGAAGGCGGTCGACGGGGAGGTCTCCTGGGACCCGGCGGTCTACGACTACGAGGTGGGCGGCGACCCGGACCGGATGAACACCGCCGACTCGGCGCCGTTCATGCCGAAGTCGGTGGTGGTGAACCCGTACTTCGACTGGGGCAACGACAAGCCGCCGCGCACGCCGTACCACCACTCGGTGATCTACGAGGCGCACGTGCGCGGGTTGACCATGCGGCATCCGGACATCCCGGAGGAGCTGCGCGGCACGTACGCGGGGATCGCCTCGCCGGTGATGATCGAGCACTTCCAGCGGCTCGGCGTGACGGCGGTGGAGCTGATGCCGGTGCACGAGTTCGTGCACGACCACCGCCTGGTCGACCTGGGGCTGCGCAACTACTGGGGCTACAACACAATCGGCTTCTTCGCCCCGCACCACGGCTACTCCGCGCTGGGCCGGCTCGGCCAGCAGGTGCAGGAGTTCCGCGGCATGGTCAAGGCGCTGCACGCGGCCGGCATCGAGGTCATCCTCGACGTGGTCTACAACCACACGGCCGAGGGCAACCACCTCGGGCCGTCGCTGAGCTTCAAGGGCATCGACACGCCGAGCTACTACCGCCTGTCGGAGGAGGATCGGCGCTACTTCGTCGACTACACCGGCACCGGCAACAGCCTCAACGTGCGCAGCCCGCACTCGCTTCAACTGATCATGGACTCGCTGCGCTACTGGGTCACCGAGATGCACGTCGACGGCTTCCGCTTCGACCTGGCCGCCACCCTGGCGCGCGAGTTCTACGAGGTGGACCGCCTCTCCACGTTCTTCGAGGTGGTGCAGCAGGACCCGGTGGTCGGCCGGGTCAAGCTGATCGCCGAGCCGTGGGACATCGGCCCGGGCGGCTACCAGGTGGGCAACTTCCCGCCACAGTGGACCGAGTGGAACGGGAAGTACCGCGACACCGTGCGCGACTTCTGGCGCGGCGAACCGGCCACGCTCGCCGAGTTCGCGTCGCGCATCTCCGGCTCCGCCGACCTCTACCAGGACGACGGCCGCCGCCCGTTCCACAGCATCAACTTCGTCACCTGCCACGACGGCTTCACGCTCACCGACCTGGTCTCCTACAACGACAAGCACAACGAGGCCAACGGCGAGGAGAACCGGGACGGCGAGAGCCACAACCGCTCCTGGAACTGCGGCGTCGAGGGCGACACCGACGACCCGGGCGTACGGGCGCTGCGCGACCGGCAGCGGCGCAACTTCCTGGCCACGCTGATCCTGTCGCAGGGCGTGCCGATGCTCGGGCACGGCGACGAGCTGGGCCGCACCCAGCACGGCAACAACAACGCCTACTGCCAGGACAGCGAGCTGGCCTGGGTGGACTGGGAACGGGCCGACGACGAGCTGCTCGGCTTCGTGCGGCGGCTCACCGACTTCCGCAACCGGCACCAGGTGTTCCGCCGCCGGCGGTTCTTCACCGGGCTGCCGGTCGGTGGCCGGGCCGCCGGTTCCGGCCTGCCCGACCTGGCCTGGTACACCCCGGACGGCCGGGAGATGACCGGCGAGGACTGGGGCAACGACTTCGGCCGCTCGGTGGCCCTGTTCGTCAACGGCGACGGCATCCCGGAACGCGGCCAGTACGGCCAGCGGCACCGGGACAGCTCCTTCCTGCTGCTGTTCAACGCGCACGACGCGGCGCTGGACTTCACGCTGCCCGGCGAGGAGTTCGGCCCCCGGTGGGAGCTGGTGATCAGCACCGCGGATCCGGATCCGGAGAAGACGACACTGGTCGAGGCGGGTGGCACGGTCTGCGTACCGGACCGCTCGCTGCTGGTCCTGGAGAGGACGGCCTGA